The following proteins come from a genomic window of Miscanthus floridulus cultivar M001 chromosome 2, ASM1932011v1, whole genome shotgun sequence:
- the LOC136514455 gene encoding serine/threonine protein phosphatase 2A 57 kDa regulatory subunit B' theta isoform-like encodes MIKQFLGRLPKKPSKSGDKDPIGRSSPSVSHPPLGPRAGDRAANLSSHLPVISSSGLSYGSGMHVGNANMRAHVNGDSATSAFPSLPSFKDVPNTEKQSLFIKKLNLCCVQFDFTDPTKNIKEKEIKRQTLVELVDYIASASGKFSEASMQEITKMVSANLFRTLSTPPRENKVDGFDLDEEEPVMDPAWPHLQIVYELFLRFIQSQETDAKLAKRYIDHSFVLMLLDLFDSEDPREREYLKMILHRVYGKFMVHRPYIRKAINNIFYQFIYETEKHNGIAELLEILGSIINGFALPLKEEHKLFLVRALIPLHKPKCIAMYHQQLSYCITQFVEKDCKLADTVIRGLLKYWPITNSSKEVLFLGELEEILEATQPAEFQKCMVPLFRQIARCLNSSHFQVAERALFLWNNDHIESLIKQNSRVILPIIFPALEKNTSGHWNQAVQSLTLNVRKLFSDHDPGLFTECLRKYEEEKAKEKEVKLKQEATWKRLEEIASAKATSGAAVLVSRPLSRQSSAV; translated from the exons ATGATAAAGCAATTCCTTGGCCGGCTCCCCAAGAAGCCGTCCAAATCCGGAGATAAGGATCCTATTGGACGGTCCAGCCCCTCGGTGTCGCATCCGCCATTAGGTCCGAGAGCTGGAGACAGGGCCGCCAACTTGAGTAGCCATCTACCGGTTATCTCAAGCTCTGGGCTCAGTTATGGGAGTGGCATGCATGTCGGCAATGCAAACATGAGGGCACACGTGAATGGTGATTCGGCCACATCAGCATTTCCGTCGTTACCGAGCTTTAAGGATGTGCCCAACACAGAGAAGCAGAGCTTGTTCATCAAGAAGTTGAACTTGTGCTGCGTCCAATTTGACTTCACCGATCCAACAAAGAACATAAAGGAGAAGGAGATAAAGAGGCAAACTTTGGTGGAGCTTGTTGACTATATTGCCTCGGCCAGTGGGAAATTTTCTGAGGCAAGCATGCAAGAGATCACAAAAATGGTTTCTGCAAACCTGTTCAGGACACTGAGTACCCCTCCCAGAGAGAACAAAGTGGATGGCTTTGATCTGGATGAGGAGGAGCCTGTCATGGACCCTGCATGGCCACACTTGCAGATTGTTTATGAGTTGTTCTTGAGATTCATCCAGTCTCAAGAGACTGACGCCAAGTTGGCTAAACGGTACATTGATCATTCATTTGTTCTGATGCTACTTGACCTCTTTGATTCAGAAGACCCTAGGGAGAGAGAGTACCTCAAGATGATACTTCACCGTGTCTATGGAAAGTTCATGGTTCATCGGCCCTATATTCGGAAAGCCATTAACAACATTTTCTATCAGTTTATCTATGAAACTGAAAAACACAATGGAATCGCAGAGCTATTGGAGATTTTGGGAAGTATCATCAATGGGTTTGCATTGCCACTTAAGGAAGAGCATAAATTGTTCCTCGTTCGAGCTTTAATTCCACTTCACAAGCCAAAGTGCATTGCGATGTATCATCAGCAATTGTCTTACTGCATCACCCAGTTTGTCGAAAAAGATTGCAAACTTGCAGATACAGTTATCAGAGGCCTGTTAAAATATTGGCCCATCACTAATAGCTCCAAGGAGGTGTTGTTTCTGGGGGAGTTGGAAGAGATATTGGAAGCTACGCAACCTGCAGAGTTTCAGAAATGCATGGTCCCTCTCTTCCGCCAGATTGCACGGTGCCTGAATAGCTCACACTTTCAG GTTGCTGAGCGGGCGTTATTTTTGTGGAACAACGACCATATCGAGAGTCTGATCAAACAAAATAGTAGGGTTATACTACCTATCATCTTTCCTGCACTGGAGAAAAATACCAGTGGGCACTGGAACCAAGCTGTGCAAAGCCTTACTCTAAATGTTCGAAAACTGTTCTCTGACCATGACCCTGGTCTATTCACTGAGTGTCTGCGGAAATATGAGGAAGAGAAAGCGAAAGAGAAGGAGGTTAAGTTGAAACAAGAAGCCACATGGAAGCGCCTTGAGGAGATTGCGTCAGCGAAAGCGACAAGCGGTGCAGCAGTTCTCGTCTCTCGACCCTTGTCCCGTCAATCTTCAGCTGTGTAG